One window from the genome of Musa acuminata AAA Group cultivar baxijiao chromosome BXJ1-4, Cavendish_Baxijiao_AAA, whole genome shotgun sequence encodes:
- the LOC135640863 gene encoding transcription termination factor MTERF6, chloroplastic/mitochondrial-like, whose amino-acid sequence MTLMNRSPFVSLLFKAFTFIPRRRPADAAGFLSTHSYSAVSGAPQSSFMAEYLVSSCGFDPDEAAKASKLLSGIESRHQPDSVLGFFKSHGFDNTQMKRVLSVNPQWLLLDVEKTLAPKFRALQDLGFSCSDITHLVSSNNAVISHKLQNVLSKIQFWQGTLGSNDLLMKLCKRNRWFLSYSIEKKIQPNIEILRDFGITDQKLSMILRHRPLLLAQKAETLKALISRVEDLGVARTSGMFPLTLTVLHNVSEKKFKAHLEFFKGFGWSEDDFLAAFRKTPTLVACSLKNLQRKMEFLVNETRCTPSYLAHRSGILLVSLEKRLIPRYQILMGLKSRGVHIGNLQLSTYMSYAEKKFLEKFVFRYKEFPELIELYNVAPKTEMLFDTASA is encoded by the coding sequence ATGACGTTGATGAATAGGTCGCCGTTCGTCTCTCTCTTGTTCAAAGCCTTCACCTTCATCCCTCGCCGTCGTCCGGCCGATGCTGCCGGTTTTCTCTCAACCCATTCTTATTCCGCCGTCTCCGGTGCTCCACAGAGCAGCTTCATGGCTGAATACCTGGTCAGCTCCTGTGGCTTCGATCCGGATGAGGCGGCCAAGGCCTCGAAGCTCCTTAGCGGCATCGAATCCCGCCATCAGCCTGACTCCGTCCTTGGCTTCTTCAAAAGCCACGGTTTTGATAATACTCAGATGAAAAGGGTCCTATCTGTAAACCCCCAGTGGCTTCTCCTCGACGTGGAGAAGACTCTGGCCCCAAAGTTCCGAGCTTTGCAGGATCTGGGCTTCTCCTGCTCCGACATTACCCACCTCGTCAGCTCGAATAACGCCGTCATCAGCCACAAACTCCAGAACGTCTTGTCCAAGATACAATTTTGGCAAGGCACCCTCGGGTCCAACGATTTACTGATGAAGTTATGCAAGAGAAACAGGTGGTTTCTCTCGTATAGCATCGAGAAGAAGATCCAGCCTAACATTGAGATTCTAAGGGATTTCGGGATCACGGATCAGAAGCTCTCAATGATCCTACGGCACCGCCCCCTCCTCTTAGCCCAGAAGGCTGAAACCCTGAAGGCGTTAATCAGTCGTGTCGAGGATTTGGGAGTAGCTCGCACCTCAGGGATGTTCCCCTTGACCCTGACTGTGCTCCACAACGTCTCCGAGAAGAAATTCAAGGCTCACTTGGAGTTCTTCAAGGGTTTCGGGTGGTCCGAGGATGATTTCCTTGCTGCATTCAGAAAGACTCCTACTCTTGTGGCATGTTCTTTAAAGAATTTGCAGAGAAAGatggagttcttggtaaatgaaACCAGATGCACTCCGTCTTATCTTGCACACCGGTCAGGGATTTTGTTGGTGAGTTTGGAGAAAAGGTTGATTCCAAGATATCAGATATTGATGGGCCTGAAGTCAAGGGGAGTTCACATCGGTAACCTCCAATTGAGCACATACATGTCATATGCAGAGAAGAAATTTCTGGAGAAGTTCGTCTTCCGCTACAAGGAGTTTCCAGAACTCATTGAATTGTATAATGTAGCCCCAAAAACAGAAATGCTCTTTGATACTGCAAGTGCATAA
- the LOC135671983 gene encoding transcription termination factor MTERF15, mitochondrial-like, with amino-acid sequence MTLMNRSPYVSLLSKALAFVPCCRPADAALFLATHSYSAASGAPESSLMAEYLVSSCGFHPDQAAKASKLLGRVESRHQPDSVLGLFKSYGFDNTQVKKVISANPRLLLLDVEKTLAPKFRALQDLGFSCSDITHLVRSNNDVISDNSQTILSKIQLWQGLLGSNDLLMKISKRNRWFLGYSIEKTIQPNIEILRDCGITDQKLSMILRQYHLLITRNAETLKALISRVEGLGVPRTSGMFLVILSVLQSVSEKNFKAHLEFFKGFGWSEDDFLAAFRKAPTFVRFSLKSLQRKMEFLVNEAGCAPSHLALRPDILLCSLEKRLMPRHQIVTGLKSRGVCISNLSMSTYVKYSEKKFVEKFVNRYKEYPELIELYNGVPKNRTAFDRGNA; translated from the coding sequence atgacaTTGATGAATAGGTCGCCCTACGTCTCTCTCTTGTCCAAAGCCCTTGCTTTCGTCCCTTGCTGTCGTCCGGCCGATGCTGCCCTTTTTCTCGCAACCCATTCTTACTCCGCCGCCTCCGGTGCTCCAGAGAGCAGCCTTATGGCTGAATACCTGGTCAGCTCCTGTGGCTTCCATCCTGATCAGGCGGCCAAAGCCTCGAAGCTCCTTGGCCGCGTCGAATCCCGCCACCAGCCTGACTCCGTCCTTGGCTTATTTAAAAGCTACGGTTTTGACAACACCCAGGTGAAAAAGGTCATATCTGCAAACCCCCGGTTGCTTCTTCTCGACGTGGAGAAGACCCTGGCCccaaagttccgagctctgcaggATCTGGGCTTCTCCTGCTCCGACATTACCCACCTCGTCAGATCAAATAACGACGTCATCAGCGACAATTCCCAGACCATCTTGTCCAAGATCCAATTATGGCAAGGCCTCCTCGGGTCCAACGACTTACTGATGAAGATATCGAAGAGAAACAGGTGGTTTCTCGGGTATAGCATCGAGAAGACGATCCAGCCTAACATTGAAATTCTAAGGGATTGCGGGATCACGGATCAGAAGCTCTCAATGATCCTACGGCAATATCACCTCCTCATAACCCGGAATGCTGAAACCCTGAAGGCGTTAATCAGTCGTGTCGAGGGTTTGGGAGTACCTCGCACCTCGGGGATGTTCCTCGTGATCCTGAGTGTGCTTCAGAGCGTCTCCGAGAAGAACTTCAAGGCTCACTTGGAGTTCTTCAAGGGCTTCGGGTGGTCCGAGGATGATTTCCTTGCTGCATTCAGAAAGGCTCCTACGTTTGTGCGATTTTCTTTAAAGAGTTTGCAGAGGAAGatggagttcttggtaaatgaaGCCGGATGTGCTCCATCTCATCTTGCACTTCGGCCAGATATTTTGTTGTGCAGTTTGGAGAAAAGGTTGATGCCAAGGCATCAGATTGTGACAGGCCTGAAGTCTAGGGGAGTTTGCATCAGTAACCTTAGTATGTCTACATACGTGAAATATTCAGAGAAGAAATTTGTGGAGAAGTTCGTCAACCGCTACAAGGAGTATCCAGAACTCATTGAGTTGTATAATGGAGTCCCCAAAAACAGAACTGCATTTGATCGTGGAAATGCATAA
- the LOC135640888 gene encoding uncharacterized protein LOC135640888: MASAESNSIESPMISKKDPAWKYNYLKDPKDPNAVTCIFCDKTTRGGIFRAKQHLVGNFKNAAACKKCPPEVKEELLNYMNEKKTQKNESYGNLPEDNVEHIRDEEEDYSTSINPSEKRVYDKKGKEVMSTKKGRKGPMDLYMLQGSQKQQGQAGGSKLRQTNISDACDKEIRGRTIQHIARFFYQAGLPLSTTRLDSFKDMIEAIGRYGAGLKPPSYYEMRVPLLQKELNYTNDLLKGHKESWATHGCSIMSDVWTDRRRRSIINFMVNCSLGTMFVKSIDASSFVKSGDKIYDLLDNFVEEIGEQNIVQIITDNGSNYVLAGNIHLLILLIILSSIKCVKLLSLIIFVILCLR, encoded by the coding sequence atggcaagtgcagaaagcaactcaatagagtctccaatgatatcaaaaaaagatcctgcgtggaagtataattatttgaaggatccgaaagatcctaatgcagtgacttgcatattctgcgataagactaccagaggtggtatttttcgtgcaaaacaacatctagtaggaaatttcaagaatgcagcagcttgcaaaaaatgtccacctgaggtaaaagaagagttgctgaattatatgaatgaaaagaagacacaaaagaatgaatcttatgggaatttaccagaagacaatgttgaacatatcagagatgaagaagaagattattctacgagtattaacccaagtgaaaaaagagtatacgacaaaaagggaaaagaagttatgagtactaaaaaaggtagaaaaggaccgatggatctatatatgcttcaaggatcccagaaacaacaagggcaagcaggaggctcaaaattgagacaaacaaatataagtgatgcttgtgataaagaaataagaggaagaacaattcagcacattgctcgcttcttctatcaggctggtcttccccttagtacaactcgtttagacagttttaaggatatgattgaagctattggaagatatggtgcaggattaaaacctccaagttattatgagatgcgagttccattgctgcaaaaagagttgaattatacaaatgacttactaaagggtcataaagaatcatgggcaacacatggttgctctattatgtcagatgtttggactgataggaggcgcaggagtataattaattttatggttaattgttctttagggactatgtttgtgaagtcaatagatgcttcatcttttgtaaaatctggagacaagatatatgatttacttgacaacttcgtggaagaaattggagaacaaaatatcgttcaaatcataaccgacaatggaagcaactatgttttagctggtaatattcatcttttgattttgttaattattttatcttcaattaagtgtgttaaactcttaagtcttatcatttttgttatcctttgtctcaggtaa
- the LOC135671982 gene encoding transcription termination factor MTERF4, chloroplastic-like: MTLMNRSPYVSLLSKALAFVPCCRPADAALFLATHSYSAASGAPESSLMAEYLVSSCGFHPDQAAKASKLLGRVESRHQPDSVLGLFKSYGFDNTQVKKVISANPRLLLLDVEKTLAPKFRALQDLGFSCSDITHLVRSNNDVISDNSQTILSKIQLWQDLLGSNDLLMKIWKRNRWLLGCSIEKTIQPNIEILRDCGITDQKLSMILRHYPLLITRNAETLKALISRVDGLGVPRTSGMFLVILSVLQSISEKNFKAHLEFFKGFGWSEDDFLAAFRKSPTFVRFSLMSLQRKMEFLVNEAGCAPSYLALRPDILLMSLEKRLMPRHWIVTGLKSRGVCISNLSIFSYMKYPEKKFLEKFVNCYKEYPELIELYNVAPKNRNAL, encoded by the coding sequence atgacaTTGATGAATAGGTCGCCCTACGTCTCTCTCTTGTCCAAAGCCCTTGCCTTCGTCCCTTGCTGTCGTCCGGCCGATGCTGCCCTGTTTCTCGCAACCCATTCTTATTCCGCCGCCTCCGGTGCACCAGAGAGCAGCCTTATGGCTGAATACCTGGTCAGCTCCTGTGGCTTCCATCCTGATCAGGCGGCCAAAGCCTCGAAGCTCCTTGGCCGCGTCGAATCCCGCCACCAGCCTGACTCCGTCCTTGGCTTATTTAAAAGCTACGGTTTTGACAACACCCAGGTGAAAAAGGTCATATCTGCAAACCCCCGGTTGCTTCTTCTCGACGTGGAGAAGACCCTGGCCccaaagttccgagctctgcaggATCTAGGCTTCTCCTGCTCCGACATCACCCACCTCGTCAGATCGAATAACGACGTCATCAGCGACAATTCCCAGACCATCTTGTCCAAGATCCAATTATGGCAAGACCTCCTCGGGTCCAACGACTTACTGATGAAGATATGGAAGAGAAACAGGTGGTTACTCGGGTGTAGCATCGAGAAGACAATCCAGCCTAACATTGAAATTCTAAGGGATTGCGGGATCACGGATCAGAAGCTCTCAATGATCCTACGGCATTATCCCCTCCTCATAACCCGGAATGCTGAAACCCTGAAGGCGTTAATCAGTCGTGTCGACGGTTTGGGAGTACCCCGCACCTCGGGGATGTTCCTCGTGATCCTGAGTGTGCTCCAGAGCATCTCCGAGAAGAACTTCAAGGCTCACTTGGAGTTCTTCAAGGGCTTCGGGTGGTCCGAGGATGATTTCCTTGCTGCATTCAGAAAGTCTCCTACGTTTGTGCGATTTTCTTTAATGAGTTTGCAGAGGAAGatggagttcttggtaaatgaaGCCGGATGTGCTCCATCTTATCTTGCACTTCGGCCAGATATTTTGTTGATGAGTTTGGAGAAAAGGTTGATGCCAAGGCATTGGATTGTGACAGGCCTGAAGTCTAGGGGAGTTTGCATCAGTAACCTTAGTATATTTTCATACATGAAATATCCAGAGAAAAAATTTCTGGAGAAGTTCGTCAACTGCTACAAGGAGTATCCAGAACTCATTGAGTTGTATAATGTAGCCCCCAAAAACAGAAATGCACTTTGA
- the LOC103980316 gene encoding transcription termination factor MTERF8, chloroplastic-like isoform X1, giving the protein MTLMNRSPYVSLLFKALAFTPHRRPADAAVFLSTHFYSAASGALQSSLMAEYLVSSCGFDPDEAAKASKLLGRIESRHQPDSVLGLFKSYGFDNTQVKMVISANPRWLLLDVEKNLAPKFRALQDLGFSCSDIAHLVRSNNRAISHKTQTILSKIQFWQGTLGSKDLLMKICKRNRWFLGYSIEKKIQPNIEILRDCGITDQKLSMILRHRPLLIIRNAEYLKALISRVEGLGVARTSGMFLQTLSVLHCISEKNFKAHLEYFKGFGWSEDDFLAAFRKTPTLVACSLKSLQRKMEFLVNETRCAPSYLARRPRILLVSLEKTLIPRYRILTGLKSRGVHIGNLQMSTYMLYPEKKFLEKFVIRHKEFPELIELYNVAPKTQTAL; this is encoded by the coding sequence ATGACGTTGATGAATAGATCGCCGTACGTCTCTCTCTTGTTCAAAGCCCTCGCCTTCACCCCTCACCGTCGACCAGCCGATGCTGCCGTTTTTCTCTCAACCCATTTTTATTCCGCCGCCTCCGGGGCTCTACAGAGCAGCCTCATGGCTGAATACCTGGTCAGCTCCTGTGGCTTCGATCCGGATGAGGCGGCCAAGGCCTCGAAGCTCCTTGGCCGCATCGAATCCCGCCACCAGCCTGACTCCGTCCTTGGCTTATTTAAAAGCTACGGTTTTGATAACACCCAGGTGAAAATGGTCATATCTGCAAACCCCCGGTGGCTTCTCCTCGACGTGGAGAAGAACCTGGCCCCAAAGTTCCGAGCTTTGCAGGATCTGGGCTTCTCCTGCTCCGACATCGCCCACCTCGTCAGATCGAATAACCGCGCCATCAGCCACAAAACCCAGACCATCTTGTCCAAGATCCAATTTTGGCAAGGCACCCTCGGGTCCAAAGACTTACTGATGAAGATATGCAAGAGAAACAGGTGGTTTCTCGGGTATAGCATCGAGAAGAAGATCCAGCCTAACATTGAAATTCTAAGGGATTGCGGGATCACGGATCAGAAGCTCTCAATGATCCTACGGCACCGCCCCCTCCTCATAATTCGGAATGCTGAATACCTGAAGGCGTTAATCAGTCGTGTCGAGGGTTTGGGAGTAGCTCGCACCTCAGGGATGTTCCTCCAGACCCTGAGTGTGCTCCACTGCATCTCCGAGAAGAACTTCAAGGCTCACTTGGAGTACTTCAAGGGTTTCGGGTGGTCCGAGGATGATTTCCTTGCTGCATTCAGAAAGACTCCTACTCTTGTGGCATGTTCTTTAAAGAGTTTGCAGAGAAAGATGGAGTTCTTGGTCAATGAAACCAGATGCGCTCCGTCTTATCTTGCACGGCGGCCACGGATTTTGTTGGTGAGTTTGGAGAAAACGTTGATTCCAAGATATCGGATATTGACGGGCCTGAAGTCAAGGGGAGTTCACATCGGTAACCTCCAAATGAGCACATACATGTTATATCCAGAGAAGAAATTTCTGGAGAAGTTCGTCATCCGCCACAAGGAGTTTCCAGAACTCATTGAATTGTATAATGTAGCCCCAAAAACCCAAACTGCTCTTTGA
- the LOC135640876 gene encoding transcription termination factor MTERF15, mitochondrial-like — protein MTLMNRTLYVSLLFKALTFIPRRRPADAAVFLSTHSYSAASRAPQSSLMAEYLVSFCGFDPDEAAKASKLLGRIESRHQPDSVLGLFKSYGFDDTQVKKVISANPRWLLLDVEKTLAPKFRALQDLGFSCSDITHLVISNNHAISYKSQTILSKIQLWQGLLGSNDLLVKVCKKHRWLLGYSIEKTIQPNIEILRDCGITDQKLSMILRYRPLLGTLKAETLKALISRVEGLGVARTSGMFLHTLSALKSVSEKNFKAHLEFFEGFGWSKDDFLAAFRKSPSLVGFSLKSLQRKMEFLVNETRCAPSYLARRPQILSMSLEKRLIPRYRILTVLKSRGVHIGNHQMITYMLYPEKKFLEKFVIRHTEFPELIELYNVAPKNRTAL, from the coding sequence ATGACGTTGATGAATAGGACGCTGTACGTCTCTCTCTTGTTCAAAGCCCTCACCTTCATCCCTCGCCGTCGCCCGGCCGATGCTGCCGTTTTTCTCTCAACCCATTCTTATTCCGCCGCCTCCAGGGCTCCACAAAGCAGCCTCATGGCCGAATACCTGGTCAGCTTCTGTGGCTTCGATCCGGATGAGGCGGCCAAGGCCTCGAAGCTCCTTGGCCGCATCGAATCCCGCCACCAGCCTGACTCCGTCCTTGGCTTATTTAAAAGCTACGGTTTTGACGACACCCAGGTGAAAAAGGTCATATCTGCAAACCCTCGGTGGCTTCTCCTCGACGTGGAGAAGACCCTGGCCCCAAAGTTCCGAGCTTTGCAGGATCTGGGCTTCTCCTGCTCCGACATCACCCACCTCGTCATATCGAATAACCACGCCATCAGCTACAAATCCCAGACCATCTTGTCCAAGATCCAATTATGGCAAGGCCTCCTCGGGTCCAACGACTTACTGGTGAAGGTATGCAAGAAACACAGGTGGCTTCTCGGGTATAGCATCGAGAAGACGATCCAGCCTAACATTGAAATTCTAAGGGATTGCGGGATCACGGATCAGAAGCTCTCAATGATCCTTCGGTACCGCCCACTCCTCGGAACCCTTAAGGCTGAAACCCTGAAGGCGTTAATCAGTCGTGTCGAGGGTTTGGGAGTAGCTCGCACCTCAGGGATGTTCCTCCACACCCTGAGTGCGCTCAAAAGCGTCTCCGAGAAGAACTTCAAGGCTCACTTGGAGTTCTTCGAGGGTTTCGGGTGGTCCAAGGATGATTTCCTTGCTGCATTCAGAAAGTCTCCTTCTCTTGTGGGATTTTCTTTAAAGAGTTTGCAGAGAAAGatggagttcttggtaaatgaaACCAGATGCGCTCCGTCTTATCTTGCACGGCGGCCACAGATTTTGTCGATGAGTTTGGAGAAAAGGTTGATTCCAAGATATCGGATATTGACGGTCCTGAAGTCAAGGGGAGTTCACATCGGTAACCACCAAATGATCACATACATGTTATATCCAGAGAAGAAATTTCTGGAGAAGTTTGTCATCCGCCACACTGAGTTTCCAGAACTAATTGAATTGTATAATGTAGCCCCAAAAAACAGAACTGCTCTTTGA